CCTGCGAGAATGCGTTTTGTTGTAGCGTGCTGGAAGGGTTACGGATGTGGTTGCCACTGGGGAGGGTAGGAAAGTGAgtcaaaattaaaaactccCTCCTTTGCATGGAAAAGCACAAAAGCCTAACGCTGATTGACACTTTTtcgaacggtggtggtgggtccTTAACATTATTGAAATATCACCCAACGGCTAGTGTGAGTTCCACTGCGTTCGTCGGTGGTACTGTTGAGAGTAcatttttgtactttaattttaGAAGCTAAGCGATTGAGCACtatttgaatatatttttcatcgtttcatcAACGTACactatttttacatttataaAACATTACTATTTCCAAGTCGTATCTTACCTAGCAAGTTGCGTTTGAGAAAACCCCTAACAGTATGCAATTCGGAGGACAAATTATAACTTTTAACGCTTATTCTTCATTTTATTGTTATCCATTTGATAAgaatatttatttgtaaataaatttaatctaCACATAGCagttaagcaaaacaaaataagtcTTCACCACTTGAATCACCTAAATGAAAAACTGCATGTTTCATCCCACAGTTACAGCTAAATTTCGACCAAACGACCAACCAACCGTGCGCCCTGGCTTGGAAGGATGTAGACGCTCTAGGGGAGGCACCTTCCACCGGTTACGGGAGCATACGGCTATGCGCCAGCGATCGTCGGTCTCCATTCGTGACTCCTCCGGCATCCGCTCAAGCGCCCATGGCTCTATGGAGTCAGTGTTGCCGCGCAACCGTCTAACTAGTGCCTCCACGTCCAAAAGCAACGGCGGTAGTACGCATTACGGAGCAGCAGTAGTACCaacgccaccaccagcacactACCGGCCGGCAGTAACCGGCGGTGTTATGAATGATCACTCTCGCTGCGACAGTCGGACATCGCACCAGAGCCTTAGCAGCAGCATCgtcagcagcagtagcagcaacagcagcggcagtaCGAGACTGCCCAAACACACCGTGCTAAAGTCAGTGGAACACCGCACACGGCATAAGATAAGTCCCGGGCCGGAAAACGCTGTCAGCTCCACATCGACACCGGGTACGTCGCATCGTGCCGGTGCGGGTGCCCTAGCGCAGGGCAGCGACCAGGGTTCGACCGGCAGCGCCCGGACACTATCGGCGAACGATCCCGACAACCTATCCAGCTATCGACGGTACAGCACCTATACGGCCGGGCTGAAAGGTAAGGCAAATAAGAATGTCCAGCTGTGTCTTTGTGCCACCCCCTCCGAAAAACCTTCCGTTCCGAGGTTCTCTCCTCATTATCGAAGCTATTTTCCTATCCCCCTATCCGTACACTGGCCAGTCCATCTCATGAACGCATCCCTTACCCTACCATAGTGGTTAGCTTCGAAATTCACATCGCCGGTCCCCTTTTTTCTCGGCACACCATTAACCTGACTATCACCATAATCCTCAAAAATCCTCTCGGGGATTTGGCAGGTTCATTGCCGCACGACAGGAGTGGGCCGGATTGGGAGATGGAAGGTTTGTACGGTCGGTCAAGAGGACCCCCATTGTACCCAACCGAACCAAACCCGGTACTACCGTACAACATTCCGGTGTACATGCAGGCATGTAATCGGAAAAATCCAACCCCATGCCCGGCGGCGGCGTTGCGATGAAGTTGATTTTTTCTCACACATTTTAACCGTCCGTCGGAAAGTTCCTTAATAAGCTCTGACAACTCCGACAATCAGATTCcaagcagcagtagcagcagtggCAACCTCAACCCCCGGGGATAGGGTAAATCCCTTTCCCTTTAttcttccgcttttttttttaaactacgTGCTTCGAATTTTTGGCACAGcattttgccgttttttttttttttttgcaaagatcCTACCACCTAGGTTAGCCCACCGGTGGAGTGGGCCGATTTCTTCGCAAGACGGTacgagggattttttttttggttctgcGTTTTCGTACACTGGGTAGAAATTTGTTGCGAAAATGTTTACCCCCGGCTTCCGACGGGCTGATATGCCATTGGTGTAAAAATGAACATCTCCCGCACCGTGGCAAGTGACGACTTCTTCAACGATATCGGTAGTCGACTGTTTTATTCGCATGTATTTGATGGGTTGGGAGATTTGCGATGACTTGCTGGTAATTAGTTGATACTCTCGGTATCAAAGTGAATTTACAGCTTCGTTTCGTGATTGTGTtgaaagaggaagaaaagaGGAAGGAGTTCGTTTGAGGCCGTATCTTACTCGCTacaaatttttcttttgatgtgCATTTCTTTACGCTCAACACTCCCGACCCGAATCCGCAAAAACAGAATCTAGCAAGTGTCCCACACCGGGTTGTGTCGGGTTAGGCCACGTCACCGGACTTTACTCGCATCATAGAAGGTAGGTTGAGCTGCGGTGTTGCCGCGACAAGCGCAAACTACTACAACTCCTAACCTCAACTCTTTCAGCTTATCCGGATGTCCACGGCGCGATAAAGTATCGTCAGAATGTAAGTTCCCAAATGTTTGGAGTCGACTCGACGACAGGGGGTTAACCTTGGACGTTCATTTCCTTCACAGTGCTAGCGCTCCACGAGACGATTTTGAAATGCCCAACGCCGGGGTGTAACGGCCGTGGACACGTCAGTGCCGGGCGCAACTCGCACCGGAGTCTCTCCGGCTGTCCCAAGGCAGCCGCCAGTAAGGCAGCAGCTCGCGAGCTCAAGTATCAAAATGGTTTGCTCTTTCGCCAAAAGTTACACACAGCAGGTAAGTAGGCGCTCCTTGCAGTCTCTCTGCAGTCTGCGGCCATATTTCACTGAATCTTCCTGGGTCCTCTTCGTCCATGCGATCAGTACTGAACTATCAGCAATTGGGGGACTACCATTCGGCATTAGCAGTGTCTGCGGATGACGTAGCTGTCCGCGACATTAGCGCAACCCGTCAGCTCCCGTTGCAAACCATTCAAACGACTGAAACCGCTAGAATAAGGCAGCAAGCATCAACACCGCACAGCCGGCAGGCGAAGGATCTCAGCAGTAAGCATATTGCGCCCCACGAATCGAACAGTGAATCGCCGGGTGCGGAGGTGAACTCTCATCCTGACCTAGCCCAACCGAACCCAAGGCCGGTGATTAAAACTGAGCAGCAGGAGGAAACCGGCCTGCCGTCGGGAGAGCCTTCTAATCACCAACACCCATCAGACGCACGCGGCCCCAAGATGCTGGAGAGCAGCTACGGGCGTGAGCAGGATCTCACCCGGTACGGGCAGATTGGCGATACGCGACAGCAACAGTATACGACAGCCCACTACGATACGAGCCAAACATTACCAGCCAACTCATACGATCTCGGTTCATACACATCCCGTGGCTACGATACAGGTGCCTTCGAACGGTACGACACCGCCAGCTACGGCATGCAGAAGAGCTTCATGTACGGTTCCGTCTACCAGCCGGTCCAGTCCACGCTCGACGACTACTCGGTTGCGGTCGGTCTGTCCGGCACGGGTGTTGGCCCCACAGCGCCCGGCCAGACACCGCCCGTTGGTAGCCTTGGCCCGACGGTGCAGCAAGAATCGATGCTGCCACCGGCCGGCCCACCGCTCCTGAAGGTGGAGATGCCCGACGATAACAACTCCACCACCGAACCAATCTACCCGCGACCCGTCTACCACTACGAACCGTCGTGCGGTGGTAGTCCCGCCCATCCGCCCGGCTACTCGGCGATCAATTTAAGCGTGAAGGTAACCTCGAGCGAAGGCACACTACGCGGGGGCGTTGGATCACCCGGCCTAACGCCCACAAACGGCACAGCCGAACGGCAACCCGTCGTGGATCTCTCGTCAAACGGTGTATCCTCCTCGAACGGGCAACTCACCGCGGACGGTGGAAAGGGTGAGGCAGAGACACAACTCAGCCCCAAACCCGGCACCAGTCCCAACCACATCAAGGCAAACAGTCCACACATACCGAGCCCGCAGGGCCACACACTAGATCTGAGCGTTAGTCGACTACCCAACAGGTACCTACTGCAAAGAGGTGTTCAGTAGAAGTTGTGATGGTTCTTATCCTTTGTTTCCACTTGATTGTTCGGTCAACAGCTCAACAAGTCCACAGTATCACCAGGACACGGCAACCGCTGCAACGAACGCTCGATCACCTCCGACAGAACCGGTGGACTTTAGCGGTGCCCCAAGACCGCTGAGCTTCGGTTTTATGGGACCGCCGGGTCCTGGGTATAGCAGGGAATCGACACCGGACAGTGCTGCATCGCATTATCTAGATGGTTACCGAGATCATAGCGGTGAGTGGAAAATACTTCTCCATCTTCAAGAAGCTTTCTTTGGTTCATaatacgcctgaaggtatgcaaaatCGTTAATAGTAGGTAATAATAGGTAGTTGCTAACCGATGTGCATACCTTCTGGCGCTGCCCATCGCAAGTATCTTATTACATCTGCTAAATGTATACTCGTGATACAGGGTATAGTCCACATCCAGGTTACGGGATGGTAGAGTATGCCAATGGATATCCTGGATACGGTTCCAACTACCAGGCCTGTCCACCGTACGGTGCGTCCCTCGGTCCATACTCTTCCGTACCGGGGGCAGGATACTCGTCCGCTGGTTCCTGTTACGCCATGCCGCCTCCATCACACATACCCTCGCACGACAAGCTGCTCAAGGATGGGTGAGTAGCAACCAGCTCCCGCCCGTGTGTTACCCAACTCGACTAACTCGCCATGCCGTACAAAACTTACGGGTTTCGTTCCAGCATGTCTGGACTTTCGCGCACCGACAGACAATACCACACGAACACGCAGGAGCTCAAGTGTCCAACGCCCGGGTGCGATGGTTCTGGACACGCGACCGGTAACTATTCCTCCCACCGCAGCCTGTCCGGCTGTCCGCGAGCAACCAAACCCAAGAGCAAACCACGGGACGGCCAAGAATCGGAACCGTTAAGGTAGGAtgatgcagcagcagtagtattCTTGCTTTGTACCAATTTTCGCTTGTTTATTCAGATGTCCAATCCCAGGTTGTGACGGTTCGGGCCACTCGACGGGGAAGTTTCTTTCGCATCGAAGGTAAGTGTGGCACAGCCTACAATTAGGTCTTCCCCCCTAACTGCTCCCACATGTCGGTTCCAGTGCGTCCGGATGTCCGATTGCTAACAGGAATCGTATGCGCGTGATGGACACTGGAGTTCCCACCTCGGCCGACCTGCAACCACAGCATTCTTCCAAGCTCAACTCGATGAAGTTTGATGGTGTATCGAACACAA
This window of the Anopheles moucheti chromosome X, idAnoMoucSN_F20_07, whole genome shotgun sequence genome carries:
- the LOC128306761 gene encoding uncharacterized protein LOC128306761: MRQRSSVSIRDSSGIRSSAHGSMESVLPRNRLTSASTSKSNGGSTHYGAAVVPTPPPAHYRPAVTGGVMNDHSRCDSRTSHQSLSSSIVSSSSSNSSGSTRLPKHTVLKSVEHRTRHKISPGPENAVSSTSTPGTSHRAGAGALAQGSDQGSTGSARTLSANDPDNLSSYRRYSTYTAGLKESSKCPTPGCVGLGHVTGLYSHHRSLSGCPRRDKVSSELLALHETILKCPTPGCNGRGHVSAGRNSHRSLSGCPKAAASKAAARELKYQNGLLFRQKLHTAVLNYQQLGDYHSALAVSADDVAVRDISATRQLPLQTIQTTETARIRQQASTPHSRQAKDLSSKHIAPHESNSESPGAEVNSHPDLAQPNPRPVIKTEQQEETGLPSGEPSNHQHPSDARGPKMLESSYGREQDLTRYGQIGDTRQQQYTTAHYDTSQTLPANSYDLGSYTSRGYDTGAFERYDTASYGMQKSFMYGSVYQPVQSTLDDYSVAVGLSGTGVGPTAPGQTPPVGSLGPTVQQESMLPPAGPPLLKVEMPDDNNSTTEPIYPRPVYHYEPSCGGSPAHPPGYSAINLSVKVTSSEGTLRGGVGSPGLTPTNGTAERQPVVDLSSNGVSSSNGQLTADGGKGEAETQLSPKPGTSPNHIKANSPHIPSPQGHTLDLSVSRLPNSSTSPQYHQDTATAATNARSPPTEPVDFSGAPRPLSFGFMGPPGPGYSRESTPDSAASHYLDGYRDHSGYSPHPGYGMVEYANGYPGYGSNYQACPPYGASLGPYSSVPGAGYSSAGSCYAMPPPSHIPSHDKLLKDGMSGLSRTDRQYHTNTQELKCPTPGCDGSGHATGNYSSHRSLSGCPRATKPKSKPRDGQESEPLRCPIPGCDGSGHSTGKFLSHRSASGCPIANRNRMRVMDTGVPTSADLQPQHSSKLNSMKFDGVSNTNGCDALANSLGQGIKKAKYSEEHMGDGYGKQYSAMSDMVMTHSPDQDTRNSGNPANVATGTVGPPQETIPPSSSMALSHLRTGNNGGVLARMQDPNGQDAPAEQRNGSAGVGVGGNSESGGAGGSSGAGEDLLSLEAEISELQRENARVESQMLRLKTDITAMETQLSHAERENETPAGRGHVTGYYDHLRNNVITMLEHVKIPPGAGTACDGAALSAHETNIRHINSSNDKNNNNTTTGTSKHLHADGDGDGNNNNSSHSTNQESVLTPSHGQLCCAGLNTNKRGPSVGEDLHDRTLQSSGAVVDHPDVPRTPDNRGREEPPYDNYLSKLQSLCSSHSITPSTTSASSTASASSVDSSNTYTTVVTACSPMVTPQHHHHHHHQHHHLHSHHHLGHLPPGGSSSSVPTGPPPSTVSGMMAPHHYQSQPPHPMHHLYDANGPIYTNLGPAADSHPLYDTMKLPSTGGGEAYMGMALPAPI